Part of the Bdellovibrionales bacterium genome is shown below.
AACTTCAAAAAGCACGACTGTATTGAATTACTGCAATATTGGTCCGGATCTCATCAGCTATATCTGCGACACAACTCCCATCAAGCAGGGCAAGTTTAGTCCCGGCGTCCATATCCCTATCGTTCCATATGAGCAGTTCTCAAAAGATAGACCGGACTTTGCGGTCCTCTTTGCGTGGAATCATAAAGATGAGATTTTTAAGAAAGAGCAGCAATTTATGGATCGTGGCGGAAAATGGATCTTTTTCGTACCCGAAGTACACGTAGGATAAATGAGCATTGTTGAAAACACTTATGAAGGTGAAATCTTAGGGTTTCGAATTAAAAAGCTAGTCAGGCACTCTGATGAGCGTGGAGATTTTCGCTGAAGTCCTTCGAAGCAATGAATTAGATTTTAAAGACTTCGCTCAACTTAGTTCATCATTGGTCTATGAAGGAATTGTGAAGGCATGGCACTTGCACAATATACAAACCGAAATGATGACTAACTTATCAGGTGTTGTGAAATTTGCTTTTTATGATAGTCGCAAAAACTCACCTTCCCATGGACTGATTTTAGATTTTTTGGTGGATGCAAGTGTAAATCCGTTGGCCTTTGTTGTGCCTCCAGGGGTGGCGCACGGATATAGAATTGTTCGTGGGCCAGCAGTGCTTTGTTATTTAACTGATCGGATATATGATCCCAATGACCAATTAAAAATCGCCTATGATGACAAATCAATCGGTTACCATTGGGGGCCTCCTAAAATTCAATAGAATCGTGTTTCTAATATGTTCAAGGAAAAATAAGGGATGAAAGTAGTAGTAACTGGTGCCTGTGGGCATATAGGATCAAGGTTAATTCGAGAAATACCTAAGGCGTTACCCAATTCAGAAGTTTGGATGCTTGATAACTTCTTCGCCCAACGGTATTGTTCGTTGTTTAATTTACCCGAGAACTACCGATATCACTTTGTCGAAGCTGACGTCGCAGAAATGGACCTTGGACCGATATTTGAGTCGGCAGACGTGGTTATCCACTTAGCTGCGATTACTACGGCAGCAGCATCTTTTGATTCGAAAGATTTAGTCGAAACCGTTAATTTTAATGCAACAAAAAATGTCGGTGAACATTGTTTGCGAGCGAAAGTGCCATTGGCCTATGTTTCTACCTCAAGCGTCTATGGTACCAAGGCTGATCAAGTTGATGAGAACTGTCGCAGTGATGAGATTCAGC
Proteins encoded:
- a CDS encoding dTDP-4-dehydrorhamnose 3,5-epimerase family protein, translated to MSVEIFAEVLRSNELDFKDFAQLSSSLVYEGIVKAWHLHNIQTEMMTNLSGVVKFAFYDSRKNSPSHGLILDFLVDASVNPLAFVVPPGVAHGYRIVRGPAVLCYLTDRIYDPNDQLKIAYDDKSIGYHWGPPKIQ